The segment AGTAAATTGTTCGGTTTTTACCATCATTTTGCCCTAAGTGATGATAGTATTTGCGTCCTTATGTCTTCGACCCCCTCCGGATTCCCTGGAAGGAAGATAGTTTGATTACCTCCTTGTGCAAAATTATTGAGAGTATCCAAGTATTGGTTGGTCAGCAAGATAGACATAATCTGCTCTTCAGATAGGCTAACATTTGATTCTTTCAGTTCACGAATCGAATCTGCCAGTCCGTCTACAATCGCCTTACGTTGTTGTGCAATACCTACACCATGCAAGCGATCCTTTTCAGCTTCCGCTTCTGCTGCTGTGACAATTTTAATCTTGTCAGCTTCTGCCAATTCCTGGGCCGCAACCCGTTTCCGCTGAGCTGCGTTAATTTCATTCATAGATTGTTTAACCTCGGCATCTGGCTCTACCTTGGTAATTAAGGTTTTGACAATAACATAACCATAGGTTGACATTTCTTCTGCTACTTGTTTTTGTACCTCAAGTGCAATCTCATCCTTTTTCTCGAAGAGCTCATCCAGGGTCAATTTAGGCACAGATGAACGCAGGGCATCTTCAATATAGGACTTAATCTGTGCTTCTGGGTGCATGAGCTTGTAATAGGCATCCGTCACATTATTTTCATTTACTCGATATTGAGTTGCCACATTCATTGTGACAAAAACGTTATCCTGCGTCTTGGTTTCTACCACAATTTCACTTTGCAACATCCGCAATTGAATGCGGGCTGCGATGACATCGACTCCAAATGGTATTTTAAAGTTTATACCTGAAGTAGATGTTTTTTGGTATTTCCCAAAGCGCTCAATAATAGCGACCGTCTGCTGCTTAACAACGTATAGCCCTGAAGCAATCAAAATCAAAGCAATCAGTACAAAGAACAAGAAACTACCAATAAAAACAATTGGACCAAGCACCATAATGACCTCCTAAACTAGCATTTTATAAAGCGAATCATTTTCATGAAGATTGATGTACTGGGGATCAAATTCTTCCAAGCGAGAAATAAACTGCGCATAATCTTTTTTATCTCCTAGGGCAATACCGATTAGCACCGGTCCTGTTCCCTTATTGGCACGTTTGATATATTCAAAACGAGTAATATCATCATTTGGCCCTAGAATTTCATTTACAAATTCACGAAGAGCCCCTGGACGTTGTGGAAAATTAACAACAAAGTAGTGTTTAATTCCCTCGTAGATAAGCGCACGTTCCTCCATTTCCGGCATCCTGTTGATGTCGTTATTACCACCAGAAATGATACAACAAATGGTTTGCCCCTTGATTTGGTCCTTGACTACCTCAAGAGCTGCAATCGTTGCTGCTCCTGCTGGCTCAGCAACAATCCCCAGCTTAGAATAGAGGTCTAAAATAGTCCCGGAAATCCATCCTTCATCCACACCAATCAGGCGATCTACGTATTTCCGAGCCACTTCGTAGGTCGACTTACCGACTTTCTGTACCGCAATACCGTCAGCAAATTTATCAATTTGGTCTAATTTAACCGGACGACCTTTATCAAAAGCCGCTTTCATTGACCGTGCCCCACTTGCTTCAACACCAACAATCTTAATTTCAGGTGCATGTTCTTTCAGATAGGTCGAAACGCCTGCAACCAGACCACCTCCTCCTATGGGAACTAAAATTTGGTCAAAACTAATGGTTTGCTCTTCCGCTTCTTCCAAGATTTCATAGGCTACTGTTCCTTGACCAGCCTGCACATTTTCATCATCGAATGGGTCTATAAAGGTTTTCCCACTTTCCTGAGTATAATCTTGTGCCGCCTTGGCTGACTCATCAAAGGTATCACCTACGAGCCGAATCTCTACGTAGTCTCCCCCGAAAAATTTAACCTGCCCTATTTTTTGTTGCGGAGTTGTAATGGGCATAAAAATCGTAGCAGGAATTTGCATTTCCTGACAGGTGTAGGCCACACCTTGAGCATGGTTCCCGGCCGAAGCACAGACCACTCCGCGTGACTTCTCATCATCTGTCAATTGTGAAATAGCATAATAGGCTCCTCGAATTTTAAAAGAGCGAACACGCTGTTCATTTTCTCTTTTTAAATAAATAGTTGCACCATATTTTTCCGACAAGTATCGACTATAATCCAAGGGGGTACGTACTACCACGCGCTTAAGAACGGAGTATGCTTGTTCTACATTTTTTGCTGTAATCATAGTTCCATTAATTTCTTTCTATATTTATTGTATCATTATTCCCTAGAAAATCCTAGTATTTATACTTATATTCAAGCTACTAGCATGTTATTCAACAGAAAACGAATGTTTAATTTTGTAAAGATCTATTTATGAACAAAATGGGCAAAAGAGCTGGAAAAACCAGCTCTTTTATTCATTTTCGGAAATAGGGGAAAAAGGGAATGACATTCCCGCATCCGCCAACTCAAACCTTAAATGTATTGCCATCACTCAAAGTAAAGCTGACTATCCCCCCTATCTACCATGATAGTGTTTAATTATAGATTTTGAATGCGTCGTCATCATTGCGTCCGACAAATGGCATTGCTTTTCGGAGTTCTGCACCTACTTTTTCGATTTCAAGATTCTCTGCTTCTTTACGATAAGCTTCCATACGTGGACGGCCTGCTTTATAGTCATTTACAAAGTCATTTGCAAATTTACCAGATTGAATATCTGCAAGGACTGCCTTCATGTTTTCTTTGACTTGGTCTGTAATCACGCGTGGACCTGATACATAGTCACCAAATTCAGCAGTGTTTGAGATAGATTGGCGCATTTTCTTAAAGCCACCTTCGTAGACAAGGTCAACGATAAGTTTCATCTCGTGGAGAACTTCGAAATAAGCCAATTCCGGTGCATAACCAGCTTCTGTCAAGACTTCAAAACCTGCCTGCATAAGGGCTGTCAAACCACCGCAGAGAACAGCTTGCTCACCAAACAAATCTTCTTCTGTCTCTTCTTTGAAAGTTGTTTCCAAAAGACCAACACGGGCTGAACCAACACCTTTTGCCCAGTCCATCGCAATATGTTTTGCATTGCCAGTTGCATCTTGGTAAACAGCATAGAGGGCTGGCACTCCAAAACCTTCTTCAAAGGTACGGCGAACCAAGTGACCAGGTCCTTTCGGCGCACACATGAAGACATCCACATCTGCTGGTACCTTGATAAATTCAAAGTGAACGTTGAAACCGTGGGCGAAACCAAGGGCATTGCCCGCTTCCAAGTTTGGAGCGATTTCGTCATTGTAAAGGTCTGCTTGGATTTCGTCTGGAGCCAAGATCATGATAACATCTGCTTGTTTTGCTGCTTCTGCTACTTCAAAAGTTTCAAAACCGTCTTCTTTTGCCTTGTCAAATGACTTACCTGCACGCACACCGATGATGACATCGTGCCCTGTATCACGCAAGTTTTGAGCATGGGCATGACCTTGTGAACCATAGCCGATCACGGCGATACGTTTACCGTCAAGTGCTGCTACTGTTACATCTTTTTCATATTGCATTGTTACTGTCATAATTTTTCTCTTTTCTATTTTTATTTGTAGTTTTGGATGTTCAAAGAAAATGAAGGCTAGACTAGGCGATGTAGGCGAAGATAGAACTAACGTTCATCAAGCCAAGTCAACGCAGGATAGGTTTTATTATCGAAAAGGATTAGTCTCTACTAAATCCAGTCGCACCCGTTCTTGCGATATTCTTAATGCCATAAGGCTGAATCACCCGCAGGATGGCGTCAATCTTATCTCCATCACCTGTCATTTGAATGGTAATGGAGTGCGGTGCCACATCGACAACATTTGCTCTAAAGGGTTGGATAATCGCTAAAATTTCTGCTCGTTTTGTTGGCGGAGCTGAAATTTTAACAAGAATCACCTCACGCTCTAAGTGGGGAATGTCCGTCAAATCACGGACACGGACCACATCAATCAAGCGGTTCAGCTGTTTGATGATTTGTTCGACCTCATCGTGACTGGCCACGTCTACAATCACCGTCACACGTGAGATGCCATCTACTTCTGTTGGGCCGACGGAGATGGACTCAATATTGATTTGGCGACGAGACAGGACACCTGTAAAACGATTCAGAACACCAGATGAATTTCGCAATTTAGCTGTTAACATTCTACGCATTGAACTTCACCCCCAACATTTCTGCATTGCTCTTACCTGCTGGCACCATCGGTTGAACATGTTCACGATTAGAAATATGAACCTCTATGAGCATTGGTTTATCTTCTAAGATAACTTTCATGTCTTCACTGAGAGTCGCTGGATTGTCAAAACTATAATGACTAATTCCGTAGGCCTCTGCCAACAATTGGAAATTCGGTTCATCGTCAAAGACAGATTGGCTACGACGCTTTTCATAGAAGGATTCCTGCCATTGACGAACCATTCCAAGAGAGTGGTTATTGATCAATACAACCTTAATCGGTACACCATAGCCATTCAAAATAGCCAATTCTTGGTTGGTCATTTGGAAGCCGCCATCACCAACAAAGATGATTACTTCTTTATCTGGATTGGCTAATTTGGCGCCGATAGCTGCTGGAATACCAAAGCCCATGGTTCCCATACCACCAGATGTTACAAGTTGACGTGCATGTTTGTAGGGGTAGAATTGAGCAGCCCACATCTGGTGTTGACCAACATCTGTCACGACAATGGCATCCCCTTGCGTCAACTGACCAATTAACTCAATTGCCGCCTGTGGCTTAATAACCTTTTCATCTTCATCATACCAAAATGGCGCCCGACGTTTGTTTTCCAATACTTGTGCCGTCCAATCAGCATAGCCTGTTTCGACTGTTTCTAAAGCAAGCAGAGCTTCCAAGGTTGCCTTAGCGTCGCCCACTACTGGAATAGCCGTTTTGACAACTTTACCAATTTCTGCGGGATCAATATCAATATGTGCTACCGTCGCATTTGGCGCATAGGTTGTTGGATTTCCTGTTAGGCGGTCATCGAATCGCGCTCCAATATTGATAATGTAATCAGCCTGATCCATAGCCATATTGGCAGCGTATGACCCGTGCATCCCCCCCATAGCCAAGGATAATTCATGCTCAATGGGCATTGCACCTAATCCAAGGAGGGTTGAAACTACTGGAATACGGTAGCGCTCTGCAAAGGCAACTAATTCTTTATTGGCATCTGCATAATTGACACCACCACCAGCCAATATAACTGGTTTTTGAGCTTGGCTAAGCTGTTTCAAAATTTTCTTAACCTGCAAACCATTCGGTTCAATCGTTGGCTGATAACTTGGAAGTTGAACAGTTGGATCGTGATAAAAATCAACTACTCTCTCTTGAATATCTTTTGGAACGTCAATGACAACCGGACCTGGACGACCAGTTGTTGCAATATGAAGCGCCTCTGTAATCACACGAGGAATATCTGCCGTATCTCGAATCTGATAATTATATTTCGTAATGGGCATGGTCATGCCTAAAACATCTGCCTCTTGAAAGGCATCCTTACCGATCCCCCGTGTAGCTACTTGACCTGTAAAGACCAACAAAGGGACGCTATCTCCCATTGCATCCGCAATGCCTGTGATGGCATTGGTAGCACCTGGCCCAGAGGTTACAATGGCTACGCCCACCTTTCCTGATGATTTAGCGTATCCTTCGGCCTCGTGGACCGCTCCTTGTTCATGACGAGCCAAAATATGTTGGATTCCCTCATATTGATAGATAGCATCATATAGAGGCAAAACTGCCCCACCAGGATAACCAAAAACAAGGTCTACTCCTAGCTGATGCAGGGTGTCCAAAATGAGATAGGACCCCGAACGCGGTTGGTCTAGTTGAATTTCTTGCACGAATATTCCTCCTCTCTGCAAATTTGTTATCTACTATATTATCACAAGGAAGTAGAATGTCAAGAAATTTTCTGAAAATTCCTACATTTGTTCGTTTTCTTAACGATTTCCTAACATTTTCTTAAGTAAAACTTAAGTAAATCCCTTGACTGGCTTGGTTTCAGCTTGCTTTTAGAAAACTTCAGTATTGTAGTCCCAACAAGAAAAATAAATGAGGTTTAGGATATGTATTATGTAGTGATACCGGCTTACCAGCCAGATGAAAAATTAATCCAACTATTAGAAATAATGAAAAACAGGCTAAATTGTCAGGTCATCGTTGTGGATGATGGTAGTACTGGCGCATCCAAAAATATTCTTGAAATCGCCAAAACCTATGCCATTGTTCTACACCACGATGTCAATAAAGGAAAAGGCCAAGCCTTACGGACTGCCTTTAGTTTCATCCAAGATTTGAGAAAGCCTGGTGTCGTTGTTACCGCTGATGCAGATGGTCAACACGCTGTGAATGATATAGACCGTGTCGCACGCGCCGCCATGAATCTACCAAGCCGCCTGATTCTTGGTGTTCGTCAATTTACTAAGGACATCCCGCTCCGTAGCCGATTTGGTAACAAACTAACCAGAGTATTGTTTAGACTACAAACGGGTGTCAATGTGTCCGATACCCAAACAGGCTTGCGTGGTTTCCATACTGACTTAATTCCATTCATGTTAGATATTGAAGGCGACCGCTATGAGTACGAGATGAACATGTTAACTCAGGCAAGTCAACGCTATAAAATTACGGAAGTTCCAATTCAAACTATTTATATCGATGATAATGCCAGTTCGCATTTTCGTCCCATAAAAGATGGACTGCTCATTTACAAAAATCTCTTCAAATTTGCCCTGGCATCTTTTGGTGGATTTCTAGTTGACTACGGAGTGTATGCACTTGCCTTATTACTACTCACTAGCTTACCAACTGCTCTACGCTTATTGGTCGCAAACACGATTGCTCGCATTTGTAGTGCTATCTGTAATTTTGCACTTAATAAGAAATTAGTCTTTAACAGTGAAGAGAGCATCGCACGAACAGGCGCAGGCTACTTTACACTAGCCCTTGTCCTCTTCCTTTGCGATACAGCCCTCCTCTATCTCTTCCACCAAATTCTAGGACTCAACCTCTACATTGTCAAACTTGCAGTTGGTATCTTCCTTTTCCTAGCCTCTTGGTTTGTTCAAAAGAATATTATTTTTAAAGAAAGGAAATCATTTTCCCATGAAATTGCTTAAAAAACCCTTTGCCTACGCATCCATCTTCGGAATGCTTTTGACAGGAGGCTTTACTTACTCCATGTTAAAAACCTTCGTGCTTTCCGAGGCTATCACAACGGTTGCTGCAAGTAATGCCACAGCCAATAGCCAGAACACAGCTACTTCATCGTCGTCAACTGCCGCAACCACTGCAACGAATGTCTCTACAACGGATACTAGTTACACTGATGACAATATCCAAATCAACTTAGAGACTATCACTACCAACAACACAACTGTTTACGTCGCAGATATTCAAGTCAGCTCACCCGAGTATTTAAAAACAGCACTTGCACAAAACACTTACGGTACAAACGTAACAGCTAAAACCTCAGAGACAGTGGCAGCAAACAATGCTATCTTAGCTGTTAACGGTGACTACTACGGAGCCAACTCGGCTGGTTATGTTATTAAGAATGGAGTTCTGTATCGAGACACCGTTCGGGACAATGCAGCTTACGGCGACTTGGCAATCTACGCAGATGGCTCATTTGAGGTCATTTATGAAAATGAGATTACCGCCCAAGAATTGATTGACAAGGGCGTTGTCAACCTCTTAGCATTTGGTCCATCATTGGTCGAAAACGGCGAAATTGTCGCCGATACTTCAACAGAAGTCGGACGTGCAATGTCATCCAATCCTCGTTCTGCTATCGGAATTATCGATGAAAACCATTATATCATCGTCGTGGCCGATGGGCGAACATCTGAAAGTCAAGGACTTTCTCTCTATCAAATGGCCGAGGTTATGAAGCAGTATGGTGCCCAAACAGCCTATAACCTTGACGGTGGTGGTTCGTCAACCCTCTACTTCAACGGCCAAGTCATCAACAATCCAACAACAAACGGAAATACTATCTCAGAAAGGGCGGTGAGTGACATTATCTACATCGGTTACTAATTCAACTACAAGAGTTTCAAGAACATTTATCTCCTACTTAGCAATAACAGCTTTCCTGTTTATTTTCAGTCGAATCTATGAAAGTCTCAGCTATGGCGAAGTTTCAATCTTCATGCATTATATGTTCTGTGTGACCCTGATTGGCGGAGCTGTGTTACTCGGTTTGCTGCAACTTATGCCTACTCTTTCACGTCTCTCTTATAATTTGTGGAATTCTGGCGTTGCAACTATTACAGCTGGTTGTCTTCTCCGAGGCATTATCAACCTATCTGGACGTTCAACTACCTTAGATCAACCTTATTGGTACATCGGCGCAGGATTCTTAGTTCTATCTTTAGTAGGTCTTTTCATCAATCCATCCGCAAACAATTATCGAAAAACGACCACTTAATCTACAAATTAATTGCAAGGGCACTTAACATCTTAGATGCCTTTTACTGTAGAATGAATTATTGAAAAATTCGGAAATTTCCAATTAGTTATCAAATCTTTTATCGTTTCTTTCATATCTATGATATAATGGGTGAAATAAGATAGGGAGAAGAGTAATGACCGAAAAAGAAACACTAAAAAACCTCCGTCATCGTAGCTCTGTCTACGATTCGATGGTCAAATCACCTAACCGTGCTATGTTAAGAGCAACTGGAATGACCGATGATAGTTTTGAAAAACCGATTGTTGGGGTTATTTCGACTTGGGCTGAAAATACACCCTGTAACATCCACCTTCACGACTTTGGAAAATTAGCCAAAGAAGGCGTCAAAGAGGCAGGTGCCTGGCCTGTCCAATACGGTACCATCACCGTTGCAGACGGAATCGCTATGGGAACTCCTGGTATGCGCTTCTCACTGACTTCTCGTGATATCATAGCTGACTCTATTGAGGCAGCTATGGGAGGTCACAACGTGGATGCCTTTGTCGCAATCGGTGGCTGTGACAAAAACATGCCTGGTTCTATGATTGCTATCGCCAATATGGATATTCCTGCTATCTTTGCCTACGGTGGAACCATCGCACCAGGTAACCTAAATGGTAAAGATATTGACTTGGTTTCTGTCTTTGAAGGAATCGGAAAATGGAACAACGGCGACTTAACCGCTGAAGAAGTTCGTCAAATCGAATGCAATGCCTGCCCTGGACCTGGTGGTTGTGGTGGTATGTACACGGCCAATACCATGGCAACAGCCATTGAAGTCATGGGCATGTCCATTCCAGGATCTTCTTCTCACCCTGCTGAATCTCCTGAGAAAAAAGCGGATATCGAAGAAGCTGGTCGTGCCGTTGTCCGCATGTTAGAACTGGGTATCAAACCATCTGATATTATGACTCGTGAAGCCTTTGAAGATGCTATCACTGTTACCATGGCACTCGGTGGTTCAACCAACGCTACCCTTCACCTTCTAGCCATCGCTCATGCTGCCAATGTCGACCTCACACTTGAAGACTTCAATGATTTCCAAGAACGAGTACCTCACCTAGCTGACCTCAAACCATCTGGTAAATACGTATTCCAAGACCTCTATAATGTCGGCGGCGTCCCTGCGGTTATGAAATACTTGCTCAAAAACGGCTTCCTTCATGGCGACCGCATCACATGTACGGGGAAAACCGTTGCCGAGAACCTAGAGAATTTTGCAGACTTGACACCAGGACAAGATGTCATCATGCCACTTGAAAATCCAAAACGTGCAGATGGCCCACTCATCATCCTCAAAGGTAATCTGGCTCCTGAAGGTGCCGTTGCAAAAGTTTCTGGCGTGAAAGTCCGCAACCATACAGGTCCAGCCAAGGTCTTTGACTCAGAAGAAGAGGCGATTGAAGCAGTCTTGACTGACGAAATCGTCGATGGCGATGTAGTCGTTGTCCGCTATGTTGGACCAAAAGGCGGTCCTGGTATGCCTGAAATGTTGTCACTTTCTTCTATGATTGTCGGAAAAGGCCAAGGTGACAAGGTAGCCCTTCTAACAGACGGTCGTTTCTCTGGTGGTACCTATGGACTGGTTGTTGGACACATCGCACCTGAAGCTCAGGACGGTGGTCCAATTGCCTACCTCCGTACTGGAGATTTGGTAACCGTTGATCAAGATACCAAAGAAATCACCATGCACGTTTCTGACCAAGAAATCGAAGAACGCAAGAAAACAACTGTTATTCCACCACTCTACTCTCGTGGTGTTCTCGGAAAATACGCCCACACTGTATCCTCTGCCTCTAAAGGAGCCGTTACCGACTTCTGGAAACCAGAACGTACGGGGAAAAAATAAAAGAACTCGTAAATCCACAGGGAGGAAACTATATGGTCAAACTACAAGATTCGACCTCTCCTCTGACTTCCAATAAGCAACCGCATAAGGAAGAGAAGAGAAGAGAAGAGAAGAGAAGAGAAGAGGGCTGTAGTTCTAGCGGGTGACTATGGTTATATCCGTCAAATCGAAACAACATTGAAATCCTTGATTTTTCATAATAGTCATCTTAAGATTTATATTTTTAATCAGGATATCCCTAAAGAATGGTTTATTCATTATAAATCGTTACTAAATCAAATTGGTAGCGATTTAATCGATATAAAATTATTAGACGTCCCTCTAAATAGAGACTGGTATGCTGGTTTTTCACATATTACATACATGGCCTTTGCTCGATATTTTATTCCTCAATTTGTCTCCGAGGACAAAGTATTGTATCTAGATAGCGACATCATCATTACTGATTCCCTAGACAACTTATTCACTATTGACATTAGCCAACACTATCTAGCTGTCGTTCGAGCAACATTTGGCTACGGACTAGGTTTTAATTCCGGTATGATGCTCATTAACAACAAACGTTGGAAAGCCGAAAATATTACTACTAAATTAGTCGAAAAAACAGAACAGGAAAAGGATTCCATTCAAGAAGGTGACCAAACTATTTTAAACTTGGTTTTAGGTCACGAAGCAATTTGGTTAGATGATACCTATAATTTTCAAATCGGATTTGATCAAGGAGCCTTTTCCTATCGCCATCAGCATCTATTTGAACTCAGCTTAGACCCCTTGCCTAAAATTCTGCACTATATCTCCGGAGATAAACCTTGGAATACTTATTCTTCTGGACGTCTTCGTGAGGTATGGTGGCACTATCACTTCCTAGCTTGGACAGACATCCTGAAAAAATGGGAAAATATTCAAACAATGATTCCTAAAAAACACTGCAAGGGAAAATTACTCATAATCACCAATACTCATTGGTTGCAAAATATTGAATACCTTGTTAAACAGCTTCCTGATTATGAGTTCCATATCACAGCTTTTACAGATGTCGCGAATAATTTAAAACAACTAAGTAGCCAAGAAAATGTCTTCATCTATCCACATATCATCGCTTATGTCTTAGTAGATATGATAAAAAATTGCGATATCTATCTTGATATTAACCATGGGAGTAAATTAGATGAATTGCTAGAGCATGTCATTGTAAATCAAAAGCCCGTTCTCTCTTTTGACAATATCGCAGCACCAATTTTTGAGAATTATTCACACAGACAAGTCTTCTCCTATCACCTTCCCGAAAACTTTGTTACTGCAGTGCGATTACTTAGCGAGTAAAAAAGGAGAAAAAATGAAACTAACTGTCGAACTATCCCGTTTCCGTGTCAAGGAAGGGAAGTCAGCTGTCGTTGACCAGTGGATGGCCTTTCTCAACGAGCACATGGAAGACACCCTTCTCACTCTTGAAGGAGAGAAAATGTATGTCGAAACCATCTTCCGCGAGGTATTGGACGGACGCGAATACCTCTATTGGTACTCTGTCCAAGCCGAAGGAGGAATTGAAGTCGAAGATTCAGAATCCTATATCGACAAAAAACATTTGGAATATTGGGAAAAATGCATCGACCCGAGCTATGGTATGGTCGATTTGGATCCACAAGTTATCATGATTCCCAAGCCTGTTTATGAAACCATGGAAGAATTAGACAGACAGTACGATGAAACATTTAAAAAATGAGTTGCTCAGTACAACTCATTTTCTTTTCGGACTAATACCCAATGTAATCCGTCCTAGACGGCTGATGCGTGTCATTTTCCAAGC is part of the Streptococcus suis genome and harbors:
- a CDS encoding glycosyltransferase, with the translated sequence MKSLIFHNSHLKIYIFNQDIPKEWFIHYKSLLNQIGSDLIDIKLLDVPLNRDWYAGFSHITYMAFARYFIPQFVSEDKVLYLDSDIIITDSLDNLFTIDISQHYLAVVRATFGYGLGFNSGMMLINNKRWKAENITTKLVEKTEQEKDSIQEGDQTILNLVLGHEAIWLDDTYNFQIGFDQGAFSYRHQHLFELSLDPLPKILHYISGDKPWNTYSSGRLREVWWHYHFLAWTDILKKWENIQTMIPKKHCKGKLLIITNTHWLQNIEYLVKQLPDYEFHITAFTDVANNLKQLSSQENVFIYPHIIAYVLVDMIKNCDIYLDINHGSKLDELLEHVIVNQKPVLSFDNIAAPIFENYSHRQVFSYHLPENFVTAVRLLSE
- a CDS encoding DUF6176 family protein, encoding MKLTVELSRFRVKEGKSAVVDQWMAFLNEHMEDTLLTLEGEKMYVETIFREVLDGREYLYWYSVQAEGGIEVEDSESYIDKKHLEYWEKCIDPSYGMVDLDPQVIMIPKPVYETMEELDRQYDETFKK